AAAATAAACACACCTGTTGCAGCACTAAATATATAAGGAGAATGAAATGCGAAATCAATTAGAACTTCCTAACATGAAAATTGAGATATCGCTTATGGACGAAATTGATCTTATGGTTCTTGGCGGTCGCGAACCATCTATTAAATGGCTCAATTCTCTTTCATTTTATGATGAGTTATGGGCCGTTGACAGAGGGTTGCACCCCTGTTTGGCATCAGGCCTTCTACCGCATAAGATAATAGGCGACAAAGATAGTGCCGATATTAACTTATGGCAAAGAGCAGTGGATTCGGGCGCTGTGGAGTACAAATTCCCAAGGGAAAAAGATGCTACAGATTTCCAGCTGGCATTGGATATATTTTCAAAAGAAACGGCAGTGAAGGGGCTTTTTTTGACCGGAGCGCTGGGAGGGCGTTTTGATCATCTTTGGAGTGTAATACTGTCATTTTTGTATTATTCAGATAAGTACAGGCCTGTGGGGCTTGCCGATGAAAATGAAGGCATGATTTTCTTAATGAATGACGATAGAGCGAAAATAACTTTTAGAAATAAACCTTTGGCTTTGTCTCTCATCTCTTTTTCTGAGACGTGTCAAGGTGTATTTATAGATGGTGTTAAATGGCCTTTGTCTGATGCAGTATTGGAGTATCGAAAGCCATATAGCATAAGCAATGAAGTGTCTGAGAACTCTTCTGTCGAGGTTAAACTTGCGAAAGGACTGCTAGCAATTTATTGGGCACAAAATAGCGAAGTATAGAAATAAGGAATAAGGTACACAATAAAAGATTTAGGATAATGCTCAACTCATGATAAAATACAGTGGTGAATTTTAAGGATGTGATGTTTAATGTTTTTTGGAAGCGGAGATTTAACAAGCAAATTGGCGCAATTTTTATTGAGTTTGCCGGCAGTGCTTTGGGCAATCTCTTTTCATGAGTTTTGTCATGGATATGTTGCGATGCGTTTGGGAGATCCTACAGCAAAGCTTGATGGACGTCTCAGCCTTAATCCTTTGGACCATATTGATCCGGTAGGCGCATTATTTCTGTTGCTGTTTAGGTTTGGCTGGGCTAAACCGGTTCCCATAAATCCAAGTTATTTTAAACATCCGAAGCGGGACATGGCATTTGTAAGTTTGGCAGGCGCTGCTGGAAATCTTTTGACAGCTTTCGTCTGTATCCAACTGGTCAAGTTTTTCCCATTTCTATTTCAGAATTATGCGTTGCAGCAATTCATGCTTATAATGATTTATATGAATGTGGGGCTTGCCGTGTTTAATTTAATTCCCATCCCGCCTTTAGATGGTTCGAGAGTTCTTTATGCCTTTTTACCAAATAAATGGTTGCACATATTTTATGAACTTGAACGGTATGGCATGTTTATAATATTTGCACTTGTGCTGTTAGGCATAATCCCGCGTATAATGAATTCACTCATGGGATTTGTTTTGAGTTTAATATATTAAAAGGTTAAGGGTGAAGCAATGACTATGAAAATATTACTTACAAATGACGATGGAGTTTATTCATTAGGAATTCAAACTCTTGCCAGAAAACTTACAGAGAAGGGGCATGAAGTGCTCGTTGTGGCTCCGGATAGAGAGCGTAGCGGATGCGGCCATGCGATGACGCTTGACAGGCCTCTC
The sequence above is a segment of the Synergistaceae bacterium genome. Coding sequences within it:
- a CDS encoding thiamine diphosphokinase, yielding MRNQLELPNMKIEISLMDEIDLMVLGGREPSIKWLNSLSFYDELWAVDRGLHPCLASGLLPHKIIGDKDSADINLWQRAVDSGAVEYKFPREKDATDFQLALDIFSKETAVKGLFLTGALGGRFDHLWSVILSFLYYSDKYRPVGLADENEGMIFLMNDDRAKITFRNKPLALSLISFSETCQGVFIDGVKWPLSDAVLEYRKPYSISNEVSENSSVEVKLAKGLLAIYWAQNSEV
- a CDS encoding site-2 protease family protein, with the protein product MFFGSGDLTSKLAQFLLSLPAVLWAISFHEFCHGYVAMRLGDPTAKLDGRLSLNPLDHIDPVGALFLLLFRFGWAKPVPINPSYFKHPKRDMAFVSLAGAAGNLLTAFVCIQLVKFFPFLFQNYALQQFMLIMIYMNVGLAVFNLIPIPPLDGSRVLYAFLPNKWLHIFYELERYGMFIIFALVLLGIIPRIMNSLMGFVLSLIY